A stretch of the Porifericola rhodea genome encodes the following:
- a CDS encoding ribose-phosphate pyrophosphokinase, protein MATVKIFSGGATRYLAEKIANHYGKPLGEVSIEEFSDGEISPHYTESVRGCDVFLIQSTFAPSDNLMELLLLIDAARRASAKYVTAVVPYFGYARQDRKDKPRVAIGAKLIANLLSAAGADRLMTCDLHAGQIQGFFDFPVDHFSGSIIFVPYLSQLPTDNLVFASPDVGGVKRTRNFAQYFQTDMVVCDKQRKRSNQVESMQVIGDVEGKDVVLVDDLVDTAGTLCKAAAIIKEKGARSVRAISTHAVLSGNAYDNIENSQLDELVVTDTIPLKKECSKIKVLTVAELFAGGITKIHKHESISPLFISKARF, encoded by the coding sequence ATGGCTACAGTCAAAATATTTTCTGGTGGAGCTACCCGTTATTTGGCAGAAAAAATTGCGAATCATTATGGTAAGCCGCTAGGTGAAGTATCAATTGAAGAGTTTAGCGACGGAGAAATTTCTCCTCACTATACAGAGTCCGTTAGAGGCTGCGATGTCTTCCTGATTCAGTCTACTTTTGCCCCTTCTGATAACTTAATGGAACTTTTACTGCTTATTGATGCAGCACGAAGGGCAAGTGCTAAATATGTAACTGCCGTAGTTCCTTATTTTGGTTATGCACGTCAGGATAGAAAAGATAAGCCCAGAGTGGCTATTGGTGCAAAGTTGATTGCAAACCTGCTTTCTGCGGCTGGAGCTGATAGATTAATGACTTGTGATCTACATGCAGGTCAGATACAAGGTTTTTTTGATTTTCCGGTAGATCACTTTAGCGGAAGTATCATCTTTGTTCCTTATCTGAGCCAGCTACCTACGGATAATTTGGTATTTGCTTCGCCCGATGTTGGTGGTGTAAAGAGAACCAGAAACTTTGCCCAGTACTTTCAGACGGATATGGTTGTTTGTGACAAACAACGTAAGCGTTCAAATCAGGTAGAGAGCATGCAGGTGATTGGAGATGTGGAAGGGAAAGATGTCGTTTTAGTAGATGACCTGGTAGATACAGCTGGTACTTTGTGTAAGGCTGCTGCAATAATAAAGGAAAAAGGAGCTCGCTCAGTAAGAGCAATAAGTACGCATGCTGTCTTATCAGGCAATGCTTACGATAATATTGAGAACTCTCAGTTAGATGAGTTGGTGGTTACCGATACTATTCCGCTTAAGAAGGAGTGCTCAAAAATTAAAGTGCTTACAGTAGCTGAACTGTTTGCCGGGGGTATTACTAAGATTCATAAACATGAGTCTATTAGCCCTTTGTTTATCAGCAAAGCAAGATTTTAA
- a CDS encoding 50S ribosomal protein L25/general stress protein Ctc: MKTVEIIGYKRANLGKKESQRLRAEGNVPCVIYGGDEQVHFYAPMILFRPLVYTPEAHMVDLNIEGEHFKCILQDIQFHPVNEVILHADFLQLHDNKPVKMDIPLHLEGTAPGVAKGGTLMFKRRALRLKALPKDMPEHINVNVSGLDFGKAIKVADVKPENFEILDSPAVSIAVIEIPRALRGKAQDAEEGEEEEEGETE; the protein is encoded by the coding sequence ATGAAAACTGTAGAGATTATAGGGTATAAAAGAGCAAATCTCGGCAAAAAAGAGTCTCAGCGTCTTCGTGCAGAAGGTAACGTACCTTGCGTTATTTATGGTGGCGATGAGCAGGTTCATTTTTATGCTCCCATGATTCTTTTCCGCCCTTTAGTGTACACTCCAGAAGCACACATGGTGGATCTTAACATAGAAGGTGAGCATTTCAAATGTATTCTTCAAGATATCCAGTTCCATCCAGTAAATGAAGTTATACTACATGCTGACTTCTTACAACTGCATGATAACAAACCTGTTAAAATGGATATTCCTCTTCACTTGGAGGGTACAGCTCCCGGTGTTGCTAAAGGTGGTACATTAATGTTTAAGAGAAGAGCCTTAAGACTAAAAGCTCTTCCTAAAGATATGCCTGAGCATATTAATGTAAATGTATCAGGACTAGACTTTGGTAAAGCAATTAAAGTTGCAGACGTTAAGCCTGAGAATTTTGAAATTCTTGATAGCCCGGCAGTTTCAATTGCAGTAATTGAGATTCCTCGTGCACTTAGAGGTAAGGCTCAGGATGCTGAAGAAGGAGAAGAAGAAGAGGAAGGAGAAACTGAATAA
- a CDS encoding UDP-glucose dehydrogenase family protein: MMKISVFGLGYVGAVSCACFAKLGNQVIGVDVSELKINLINSGKSPIVEKDLDEYIEEGINKGAISATNDVEKAVHNSDISIVCVGTPSQINGNIDLTYIYRVCSEIAEAIKTKDGFHTVVIRSTVVPGTIQQCVNIIEDVSGKKHDVDFGVASNPEFLRESTAIEDFWHPPYTVIGTLCQKSEKQLTELYSSIEAPIFTLKPEESEMIKYANNNFHAVKVTFANEIGNICKELGVDGQKVMEVVSSDDKLNLSPYYMKPGFAFGGSCLPKDVRGLNYRAKTLDLKTPLLSSLMNSNSYQVERGLQMIYKTGKRKIGFLGFAFKAGTDDLRESPIVEIIETLLGKGYDLSLYDSNILLSRLMGKNKDYLTGHIPHINRVLKDSVEKVVEESDVIVFGNKSEEFKQALETIPEHKTIIDLVRIDKSRTTKDNYVGICW, encoded by the coding sequence ATGATGAAAATAAGTGTATTTGGACTAGGATACGTAGGCGCAGTTTCTTGTGCATGCTTTGCCAAACTAGGTAATCAGGTAATTGGTGTAGACGTAAGCGAGCTTAAAATTAACTTAATTAATAGCGGAAAGTCTCCTATTGTTGAAAAAGACCTTGATGAGTATATAGAAGAGGGGATTAACAAAGGCGCAATTTCGGCTACCAATGATGTAGAGAAAGCAGTGCACAACTCCGATATTTCTATCGTCTGTGTAGGCACCCCTAGCCAAATTAATGGCAATATAGATTTAACTTATATATATAGGGTTTGTAGCGAAATTGCTGAGGCCATCAAGACTAAAGATGGATTTCACACTGTCGTTATCCGTAGTACGGTTGTTCCTGGTACAATACAGCAATGTGTAAACATTATTGAGGACGTATCTGGTAAAAAGCACGATGTAGACTTTGGAGTAGCTTCAAACCCCGAGTTTTTGAGAGAAAGTACGGCTATTGAAGACTTCTGGCATCCACCTTATACAGTAATAGGTACCCTTTGCCAAAAGAGTGAAAAGCAGTTAACAGAACTATATAGCAGCATTGAAGCCCCCATCTTTACACTAAAGCCAGAGGAGTCTGAAATGATTAAGTATGCTAACAATAATTTCCATGCGGTAAAAGTAACTTTTGCGAACGAAATTGGAAACATTTGTAAAGAGTTGGGGGTAGATGGACAAAAAGTAATGGAAGTAGTATCTAGCGATGATAAACTTAATTTATCTCCATACTACATGAAGCCAGGCTTTGCGTTCGGAGGTTCTTGCTTGCCTAAAGATGTACGTGGGCTCAATTATAGAGCAAAAACCTTAGATCTTAAAACTCCTCTACTTAGTAGCTTGATGAATAGCAATAGCTATCAGGTGGAAAGAGGTTTGCAAATGATATACAAGACTGGCAAACGTAAGATTGGCTTTCTGGGATTTGCCTTTAAAGCAGGTACTGATGACTTAAGAGAAAGCCCTATTGTTGAAATAATTGAAACCCTTTTAGGAAAAGGATACGATCTTTCTTTATACGATAGTAATATTTTACTTTCACGCCTGATGGGTAAAAACAAAGATTACTTAACCGGTCATATTCCTCACATCAATAGAGTACTTAAAGACTCTGTAGAAAAAGTTGTAGAAGAGTCTGATGTAATTGTGTTTGGTAACAAATCAGAAGAGTTCAAACAGGCACTTGAGACAATTCCTGAACACAAAACTATTATTGACCTCGTTAGAATAGATAAATCCAGAACTACAAAAGATAATTATGTTGGAATTTGCTGGTAA
- the metG gene encoding methionine--tRNA ligase — protein MSVTQPKRYTITAALPYANGPLHLGHIAGAYLPADIYVRYLRLIGKDVAFIGGSDEHGVAITLRAKKEGISPQQIIDKYHYLNKETFEKFGISFDMYHRTSEKVHHETSQEFFTSLYNKGEFIEKQSEQFYDEEYDQFLADRYIVGTCPICKFENAYGDQCENCGSSLNPTDLINPKSTLSGKTPIIKETKHWYLPLDKYQPWLEEWLLKGKKGQWKSNVYGQCSAWLQAGLQPRAMTRDLDWGVDVPLPNTEGKKLYVWLDAPIGYISSTKQWAEDHNKDWELYWKKQPNEKDNSRLIHFIGKDNIVFHCIIFPSILHANGEYILPENVPANEFLNLEGKKISTSRNWAVWLHEYLEDFPGKQDILRYVLCSILPETKDSEFTWKDFQAKNNNELVAIYGNFINRTMVLTHKYFQGIVPEAGDFLEIDNDALDKIKTLAKQISEAIDNFRFREANALMMDLARTGNKYLADTEPWKVIKEDEERVKTILNVALQIATALSIISEPFLPFTSSKLREMLNIEAIAWQNATDHILLESGHQLNASALLFDKIEDDTVEQQIQKLLDARNEGAEEHKATPAKDEITFPDFEKIDIRVATILEAEKVKKSKKLLKLKVDTGIDQRTVLSGIAQYYKSEDIVGKQVCILVNLAPRKMMGTESQGMILMAEDHDGKLSFVRPEDAVKNGSQIS, from the coding sequence ATGTCCGTGACACAACCAAAAAGATATACCATAACTGCAGCTCTACCTTATGCCAACGGTCCACTACACCTGGGTCATATAGCAGGAGCCTACTTACCCGCAGATATCTATGTACGATACCTACGCCTGATAGGTAAAGATGTAGCCTTTATAGGAGGTAGTGATGAGCATGGTGTGGCCATTACGCTAAGAGCAAAAAAAGAGGGAATATCTCCCCAACAGATTATAGATAAATACCACTATCTTAACAAAGAGACTTTTGAAAAATTCGGAATCTCTTTTGATATGTACCACCGCACCTCAGAAAAAGTGCACCATGAAACCTCTCAGGAGTTTTTTACTTCATTGTACAATAAAGGTGAGTTCATTGAAAAGCAAAGTGAGCAGTTTTACGATGAAGAGTACGATCAATTTCTTGCAGACCGCTACATTGTAGGCACCTGCCCTATTTGCAAGTTTGAAAACGCCTATGGTGACCAGTGCGAAAATTGTGGCTCTTCACTCAATCCTACTGATCTGATCAACCCGAAGTCTACCCTCAGTGGAAAAACTCCAATTATTAAGGAAACCAAACACTGGTATCTGCCACTAGACAAATACCAACCCTGGTTAGAAGAGTGGTTACTTAAAGGAAAAAAAGGTCAGTGGAAATCTAACGTATATGGGCAATGTAGTGCCTGGCTACAGGCTGGCTTGCAGCCAAGAGCGATGACTCGTGACTTGGATTGGGGTGTTGATGTACCCCTGCCAAATACAGAAGGCAAAAAACTTTATGTATGGCTGGATGCGCCTATCGGTTATATTTCTTCTACCAAACAATGGGCCGAAGATCATAACAAAGACTGGGAACTATACTGGAAAAAACAGCCTAATGAAAAAGATAACAGCAGACTTATTCACTTTATTGGTAAAGACAATATTGTTTTTCACTGCATTATTTTTCCTTCTATTCTTCATGCGAACGGAGAGTATATTTTACCAGAAAATGTACCTGCCAATGAGTTTTTAAACCTGGAAGGCAAAAAAATCTCTACCAGTAGAAACTGGGCAGTATGGTTACATGAATATTTGGAAGACTTTCCTGGCAAACAGGACATTTTACGCTACGTGCTCTGCAGCATACTTCCGGAGACAAAAGACAGTGAGTTTACCTGGAAAGACTTTCAGGCAAAAAACAATAATGAGCTGGTAGCTATATACGGCAACTTTATTAACCGCACTATGGTGCTTACGCACAAGTATTTCCAGGGAATTGTGCCAGAAGCAGGAGATTTTCTGGAGATTGATAATGATGCACTGGATAAAATCAAAACCCTTGCAAAACAAATTTCTGAGGCTATTGATAATTTTCGTTTTAGAGAAGCTAATGCCCTAATGATGGATCTGGCACGCACCGGAAACAAATACCTCGCAGATACTGAGCCCTGGAAGGTAATAAAAGAAGATGAAGAGAGAGTAAAAACCATTCTTAATGTAGCTTTACAAATTGCGACTGCTCTGTCCATAATTTCTGAGCCTTTTCTCCCATTTACCTCATCTAAGCTGAGAGAAATGTTGAATATAGAAGCAATCGCCTGGCAAAATGCTACCGACCACATTTTACTAGAGTCAGGCCATCAGTTAAATGCTTCAGCTTTACTGTTTGATAAAATTGAAGATGATACTGTAGAGCAACAAATACAAAAGCTATTAGATGCCCGTAATGAAGGAGCGGAAGAGCATAAAGCTACTCCTGCTAAGGATGAAATTACTTTTCCTGACTTTGAAAAAATTGATATCCGAGTAGCTACCATACTTGAAGCGGAAAAAGTAAAGAAATCTAAAAAACTACTCAAGCTCAAGGTAGATACCGGAATAGATCAACGCACTGTGCTTAGCGGAATTGCTCAATACTATAAGTCTGAAGATATAGTGGGTAAACAGGTATGTATCCTGGTAAATTTAGCTCCTCGTAAAATGATGGGAACTGAATCTCAGGGTATGATACTAATGGCTGAAGACCACGATGGTAAGCTCTCTTTCGTAAGACCTGAAGATGCCGTTAAAAATGGTAGCCAGATTAGCTAG
- the pth gene encoding aminoacyl-tRNA hydrolase, which yields MKYLIVGLGNPGPEYELTRHNIGFLTLDRLADQQNTVFKTARLGEVSLVKYKGRSIHLLKPNTYMNRSGKAVNYWLQQHKITAENLLIITDDIALPFGTLRMRGKGSSAGHNGLKDIEANLGSAKYPRLKFGVGNDFHKGQQVDYVLGNFPQEELDELPHLMDRAGEMILSFCTIGISRTMSQYNS from the coding sequence ATGAAGTATCTGATTGTAGGCTTGGGTAACCCCGGCCCGGAATACGAACTTACCAGACATAACATTGGTTTTCTGACCTTAGACCGTTTGGCAGATCAGCAAAATACGGTTTTTAAGACAGCTAGATTAGGCGAAGTATCCTTGGTGAAATACAAAGGAAGAAGTATTCATCTGCTGAAGCCAAACACATATATGAACCGTAGTGGCAAAGCTGTAAATTACTGGCTTCAGCAGCACAAAATAACAGCTGAGAATCTGTTAATCATTACAGACGATATCGCTTTGCCATTTGGTACGCTGAGAATGAGAGGCAAAGGCTCTAGTGCCGGCCATAATGGGCTAAAAGATATAGAAGCGAACTTAGGAAGTGCCAAGTATCCGAGACTGAAATTTGGCGTTGGAAATGACTTCCACAAAGGACAGCAGGTAGACTATGTACTGGGCAACTTTCCTCAGGAAGAGTTAGATGAACTGCCCCATCTTATGGACAGGGCAGGGGAAATGATATTATCTTTCTGTACAATTGGCATTAGCAGAACCATGAGCCAGTATAATAGCTAG
- a CDS encoding undecaprenyl-phosphate glucose phosphotransferase — MILLLLLIDTLVLIVSFFIAHKIFQGTPIQYSEKSLLVIFLLSWVVAALFRNIYHIDKLNKLIRIAISIFVSLMISFIITSIYSYWLSNETGNHFFILNVYAFSFIALFVVRFIELKMYRFLRALKNNRKNVVVVGYTPAGKRLQQYFTDSEAGDYNFLGFFDDEEISSDNTLKLGELKDVQRFCVRENVDEIYYALPNHASLVNRLTKFADEHYIHFGLVQDIGGLSNKKIDTHLYDDGRIPIVTPRRDPLRFFFNQQVKRVFDICFSSFVIFCLFPFIVPVIALIIKIDSKGPVFFKQLRSGKNGKPFWCYKFRTMTVNQDADSKQATKNDARITKVGKILRKTSVDELPQFYNVLIGDMSVVGPRPHMLKHTEEYSAIINNFNVRHFIHSGITGYAQVNGYRGETKDNRQMEQRVIYDNWYLENWSLTLDIKIIIKTVLNAFKGEKNAY; from the coding sequence ATGATTTTACTGCTTTTGCTCATTGATACTCTTGTTTTGATAGTATCATTCTTCATTGCGCATAAAATTTTTCAGGGCACTCCTATCCAGTACTCAGAAAAAAGCTTATTGGTCATATTTCTACTTTCGTGGGTGGTTGCTGCGCTTTTTAGAAACATCTATCATATTGATAAACTAAACAAGCTTATCAGAATTGCGATATCTATTTTTGTGAGCTTAATGATAAGCTTTATCATCACCAGTATTTACTCTTATTGGCTTAGCAATGAGACCGGCAATCATTTTTTTATCCTTAATGTCTATGCATTTAGTTTCATAGCTCTGTTCGTAGTGCGTTTTATAGAACTAAAAATGTATAGGTTTCTGCGGGCCTTAAAAAACAACCGCAAAAATGTTGTTGTAGTTGGCTATACACCTGCTGGCAAAAGGCTTCAACAATACTTTACCGATAGTGAAGCAGGAGATTACAACTTTCTTGGCTTTTTTGATGATGAGGAAATTTCATCGGACAACACCCTTAAGTTGGGAGAATTAAAAGACGTTCAACGGTTTTGCGTGAGAGAGAATGTAGATGAGATTTACTATGCACTACCAAATCACGCCTCTCTGGTAAATAGACTGACAAAGTTTGCGGATGAACACTACATACACTTTGGGCTGGTACAGGATATTGGAGGTCTATCTAATAAAAAAATAGACACTCACCTTTATGATGATGGTCGTATTCCTATAGTTACTCCAAGAAGAGATCCTTTACGTTTTTTCTTTAATCAACAGGTAAAACGTGTTTTTGACATTTGCTTTTCTTCATTTGTCATCTTTTGTCTTTTTCCTTTCATCGTTCCTGTTATTGCTCTGATTATTAAAATAGACTCAAAAGGACCTGTGTTCTTCAAACAATTGAGATCAGGGAAAAACGGCAAGCCTTTTTGGTGCTATAAATTTCGCACTATGACGGTAAACCAGGATGCGGATAGCAAACAGGCTACTAAAAATGACGCGAGAATTACGAAGGTGGGTAAAATTCTTAGGAAGACCAGCGTAGATGAGCTTCCCCAGTTTTACAATGTACTGATTGGCGATATGTCGGTTGTTGGGCCAAGACCTCATATGCTTAAACATACTGAAGAGTACTCAGCCATAATAAACAATTTTAATGTGCGGCACTTTATTCATTCCGGAATTACAGGCTACGCACAGGTAAATGGGTATAGAGGCGAAACCAAAGACAATCGTCAAATGGAACAAAGAGTCATATATGACAACTGGTATCTGGAAAACTGGAGCTTAACTCTGGATATTAAAATAATAATCAAGACTGTTTTGAACGCTTTTAAAGGCGAGAAAAACGCATATTAA